A section of the Telopea speciosissima isolate NSW1024214 ecotype Mountain lineage chromosome 3, Tspe_v1, whole genome shotgun sequence genome encodes:
- the LOC122655038 gene encoding uncharacterized protein LOC122655038: protein MDRVREASRNWGLKEGVSMKSLGRGFIIFRFHNSEDMMCTWRRSPIRVDGQALRFQQWRKDFVVDDQAITNRLTWIQLPGLPQEYWHEDIILSITKAVGRPIAIDRRTKNSYFGHYARVCVDVDDVVPRVDEVYVEREQEGTLEMYVFKQKVEYEELPTRCRRCRRYGHRDDNCKQRQMEATDDVAAAMNEDRLVHEPAHQQVWHPRESPAAASASAGRESEKEEAELEMDSTWKKQAKQLGFPTIGERI from the coding sequence ATGGATAGAGTTCGTGAAGCATCGAGGAATTGGGGTTTGAAAGAGGGGGTATCCATGAAGTCCCTAGGAAGAGGGTTTATTATCTTCCGTTTTCACAATTCGGAGGATATGATGTGCACTTGGAGGAGAAGCCCCATTCGAGTTGATGGACAAGCACTGAGGTTCCAGCAATGGAGAAAGGATTTTGTGGTGGATGATCAAGCCATAACCAATAGGCTAACATGGATTCAGCTTCCTGGCCTTCCGCAAGAATATTGGCACGAAGACATCATTCTGTCGATTACAAAGGCGGTAGGGAGACCCATTGCCATCGATAGAAGAACGAAGAATTCTTACTTTGGGCATTATGCTAGAGTTTGCGTGGATGTAGATGATGTTGTGCCTCGGGTTGACGAAGTGTATGTTGAACGGGAACAAGAGGGGACATTGGAGATGTATGTCTTCAAGCAAAAAGTTGAGTACGAGGAACTGCCAACGAGATGTCGTCGTTGTAGGCGCTATGGGCATCGAGACGATAATTGCAAGCAACGTCAGATGGAAGCAACTGACGATGTAGCTGCTGCCATGAACGAGGACAGACTTGTTCACGAACCTGCTCACCAGCAGGTATGGCATCCCAGGGAATCTCCGGCGGCGGCAAGTGCAAGCGCAGGGAGAGAGTCAGAGAAGGAGGAAGCTGAGTTGGAGATGGACTCTACCTGGAAGAAGCAAGCGAAACAGCTGGGATTTCCTACAATAGGGGAGCGAATTTAG